A window of Fragaria vesca subsp. vesca linkage group LG7, FraVesHawaii_1.0, whole genome shotgun sequence contains these coding sequences:
- the LOC101313659 gene encoding U-box domain-containing protein 62-like, with protein MSADEPGLSSQQLVFHQDDTLRFGAPPPRRVGDSGPKTRELSGFIDDRFFPPQGTDFRGRLYSENPARRDPPEPRNWNPNVAAVRTPSGEGSEDDEDEDEDDDDDDGDVGGLFGAENRSKGNGGNNGSNGEDKMGNGNVKHQQLHSSFGGALILGSSREALEKEHSVSVGQQTVNNNTRDSPSNNHQLPGRLGSYQNAVTVAESSDGDMYYSQYLQGPEGSAAAQKDTVVENGCGFSGRKDALCSSESGDSLRAILSDPVTGALMDDAMILPCGHSFGGVGVQQVIRMKACFTCSQSISEDSIAPNLSLRSAVQAFRREEELHFYHSSKRKRERFDQDKGGYGDLALTDPPRGRGVQFPFAVTDRVIIKGNKRTPQRFVGREAVVTTQCLNGWYVVKTLDNAESVKLQYRSLAKVSDDSSSKALPSKMAPNWL; from the exons ATGTCCGCCGATGAACCGGGCCTCAGCTCGCAGCAGCTAGTCTTCCACCAAGACGACACCTTGCGGTTCGGGGCACCGCCTCCGCGCCGGGTCGGGGACTCGGGTCCCAAGACCCGAGAGCTCAGCGGCTTCATCGACGATCGGTTCTTCCCGCCGCAAGGCACCGACTTCCGGGGGAGGTTGTATAGCGAGAATCCGGCGCGGCGGGACCCGCCGGAGCCCCGGAACTGGAATCCGAATGTGGCCGCCGTGAGAACGCCGAGCGGGGAAGGATCGGAAGACGATGAGGATGAGGACGAGGATGACGACGATGATGACGGCGACGTCGGAGGGTTGTTCGGGGCGGAGAATCGGAGCAAGGGCAATGGTGGTAATAATGGGAGTAATGGGGAGGACAAAATGGGAAACGGAAATGTTAAGCACCAGCAGCTCCATTCTTCTTTTG GTGGGGCTCTGATATTAGGATCAAGTAGAGAGGCGTTGGAGAAGGAACATAGTGTTAGTGTAGGGCAGCAGACGGTGAATAACAACACTAGGGATAGTCCCAGTAATAATCATCAGTTGCCGGGAAGGCTTGGGAGTTATCAGAATGCAGTCACCGTGGCTGAATCATCGGATGGGGACATGTACTACTCGCAGTATTTGCAAGGTCCGGAGGGCTCTGCCGCTGCTCAGAAGGATACGGTTGTAGAAAATGGTTGTGGATTTAGTGGAAGAAAGGATGCTTTGTGTTCAAGCGAGTCTGGAGACTCTTTGAGGGCGATTCTCTCTGATCCTGTGAC GGGAGCTCTGATGGATGACGCTATGATATTGCCTTGTGGGCATTCTTTTGGAGGTGTTGGAGTACAACAAGTTATTAGAATG AAAGCTTGCTTCACTTGTTCTCAGTCAATTTCAGAAGATTCAATTGCTCCAAATCTCT CTCTTCGAAGTGCTGTGCAGGCATTCCGTCGTGAAGAAGAGTTACACTTTTACCACTCATCCAAAAGGAAAAGAGAAAGGTTTGACCAG GACAAGGGTGGTTATGGTGATTTAGCACTCACAGATCCTCCTAGGGGTAGAGGTGTTCAGTTTCCATTTGCTGTGACAGACCGAGTTATTATAAAG GGAAATAAGAGGACACCACAACGCTTTGTTGGGCGTGAGGCAGTTGTGACAACACAATGCTTAAATGGATG GTATGTGGTAAAGACATTGGATAATGCTGAGAGTGTAAAGTTGCAGTATCGCTCACTTGCCAAGGTATCAGATGATTCATCATCCAAGGCACTGCCAAGCAAGATGGCACCTAACTGGCTTTAG
- the LOC101313943 gene encoding probably inactive leucine-rich repeat receptor-like protein kinase At3g28040-like yields MKPLLLLLAMFALSPILLGRSLNPSLNDDVLGLIVFKADIQDPKAKLGSWNEDDDSPCGWVGVNCNPRSNAVVELNLDGFSLSGHIGRGLLQLQSLRKLSLSKNNLTGSLSAKIAHIDNLRVLDLSGNGFSGSVPEEFFRQCGSLRVVSLAGNKFSGKIPESLGGCAGLATIDLSLNQFSGEVPAGVWSLNGIRSLDLSGNLLEGEIPEAIEGLNNLRAINLGRNQFSGLVPDGIGSCLLLRSVDLSENGFSGNLPRTMRGLGLCGALNVQKNSLSGELPEWIGEMKSLETLDISSNRFSGEVPSSLGNLGALKVLNFSGNGFAGSLPKSLVNCTSLLALDFSKNSLEGDLPEWMFKAGLEGVLVSGKKLSGSSPSSSLKLPLGLQKLEVLDLSGNGFSGKITSAIGALSSLHVLNLSDNSLVGPVPASIGELKALDSLDMSENQLSGSIPPEIGGAYALKELRLEKNFLTGKIPTSIENCSSLTTLIVSQNKLFGPIPAAVGKLSNLQYVDLSFNNLSGALPKQLANLPNIVSFNISHNNLQGELPSGGFFNTISPSSVLANPSLCGSAVNKSCPAVLPKPIVLNPNSSSDSSTGALPSKFGHKRIILSISALIAIGAAAFIVIGVIAITVLNLRVRTSTSRPPAAITFSGGDDFSNSPTTDANSGKLVMFSGDPDFSTGAHALLNKDCELGRGGFGAVYRTVLRDGRSVAIKKLTVSSLVKSQEEFEREVKKLGKVRHDNLVEIEGYYWTPSLQLIIYEYVSGGSLYKHLHDSAGGNFLSWNDRFNIILGTAKSLAHLHQMNIIHYNIKSSNVLISDSGEPKVGDFGLARLLPMLDRYVLSSKIQSALGYMAPEFACKTVKITEKCDVYGFGVLVLEVVTGKRPVEYMEDDVVVLCDMVRGALEEGRVEECIDSRLQGSFPAEEAIPVMKLGLICTSQVPSNRPDMGEVVNILELIRCPSEGQEESG; encoded by the exons ATGAAGCCGTTGCTGTTACTGCTCGCCATGTTTGCTCTGTCCCCAATTCTTCTGGGGAGATCCCTGAACCCGTCGTTGAACGACGACGTTTTGGGGCTGATAGTGTTCAAGGCAGACATTCAAGATCCCAAGGCGAAATTGGGTTCATGGAATGAAGACGACGACAGTCCTTGCGGCTGGGTCGGAGTTAACTGCAACCCAAGATCCAACGCCGTCGTGGAGCTCAACCTCGACGGGTTTTCGCTCTCCGGCCACATTGGCCGGGGGCTTCTTCAGTTACAGTCTCTTCGCAAGCTCTCGCTGTCGAAAAACAACCTCACCGGAAGCTTGAGCGCCAAGATTGCTCACATTGATAATCTCCGGGTGCTGGATTTGAGTGGGAATGGGTTCTCTGGGTCGGTGCCGGAGGAGTTTTTCCGGCAATGTGGGTCCCTCAGAGTGGTTTCTTTGGCGGGTAATAAGTTTTCCGGGAAGATTCCGGAGAGTTTGGGGGGTTGTGCTGGTCTTGCGACGATTGACTTGAGTTTGAACCAGTTTTCGGGGGAGGTTCCGGCTGGGGTTTGGTCCTTGAATGGGATTAGGTCGCTGGATTTGTCTGGGAATTTGTTGGAGGGTGAAATCCCGGAGGCTATTGAAGGGTTGAATAATCTGAGGGCTATTAATTTGGGGAGGAATCAGTTTTCGGGGCTTGTTCCTGATGGAATTGGGAGCTGTTTGTTGTTGAGGTCTGTTGATCTTAGTGAGAATGGATTCAGTGGGAACCTTCCGCGGACAATGCGGGGACTTGGTCTGTGTGGAGCTCTGAATGTGCAGAAGAATTCGCTTTCGGGTGAGCTTCCTGAGTGGATTGGAGAGATGAAGAGCCTGGAGACTTTGGACATTTCCAGCAATAGGTTTTCGGGTGAAGTTCCGAGTTCATTGGGGAATCTTGGAGCTTTGAAGGTGTTGAATTTTTCTGGAAATGGGTTCGCTGGGAGCTTGCCCAAGTCTTTGGTCAATTGCACAAGCCTTTTGGCTTTGGATTTCAGTAAGAATTCTTTGGAGGGTGACCTTCCTGAGTGGATGTTCAAGGCTGGTTTAGAGGGAGTTTTAGTTTCAGGGAAGAAGCTAAGCGGAAGTAGTCCATCTTCTTCCCTGAAACTGCCATTGGGGCTTCAGAAACTTGAGGTGTTAGATTTATCCGGTAATGGTTTTTCCGGTAAGATTACATCTGCCATTGGGGCCTTGAGCAGCTTACATGTTTTGAACCTTTCCGACAACTCTCTTGTTGGTCCTGTTCCTGCAAGTATTGGAGAGTTGAAGGCCCTTGATAGTCTTGATATGAGTGAGAATCAGCTCAGCGGCAGCATTCCTCCGGAGATTGGTGGGGCTTATGCTTTGAAGGAATTGAGATTGGAAAAGAACTTCCTCACCGGAAAAATTCCAACTTCAATTGAGAACTGTTCTTCTCTTACCACTTT GATTGTATCACAGAATAAACTCTTTGGCCCCATACCTGCTGCTGTAGGCAAACTTAGCAACTTGCAATATGTGGACTTGTCTTTCAATAACCTCTCGGGAGCCCTTCCAAAGCAGTTGGCAAATCTTCCCAACATCGTCTCCTTCAATATTTCCCACAACAACCTCCAGGGCGAATTACCGTCGGGTGGCTTTTTCAACACCATCTCCCCTTCTAGTGTCTTGGCCAATCCATCTCTTTGTGGCTCTGCAGTTAATAAGTCTTGCCCTGCAGTCCTTCCCAAACCCATTGTGCTCAATCCCAATTCCTCTTCTGACTCCAGCACGGGTGCATTGCCTTCAAAGTTTGGTCATAAAAGAATCATCCTCAGCATTTCTGCTCTCATTGCGATTGGTGCAGCCGCTTTCATTGTCATTGGTGTTATTGCCATCACTGTGCTTAATCTTCGTGTACGGACATCCACTTCTCGTCCTCCAGCTGCTATCACATTTTCTGGTGGGGATGACTTCAGCAATTCCCCCACTACAGACGCCAACTCCGGTAAACTTGTCATGTTTTCGGGTGACCCTGACTTCAGCACTGGTGCACATGCTCTACTCAACAAGGACTGTGAGCTTGGACGTGGTGGGTTTGGAGCAGTCTACCGGACAGTTCTTCGAGATGGACGGTCTGTTGCAATCAAGAAGCTCACTGTTTCAAGTCTTGTCAAGTCTCAAGAAGAATTTGAAAGGGAAGTTAAGAAATTAGGAAAAGTGAGGCATGATAATCTTGTGGAGATTGAAGGCTATTACTGGACACCATCATTGCAGCTCATCATATATGAATATGTATCTGGTGGTAGTTTGTATAAGCATCTTCATGATAGCGCGGGTGGAAACTTCCTTTCATGGAATGACAGGTTCAACATAATTCTGGGAACTGCAAAGAGTTTGGCTCACTTGCATCAGATGAACATAATCCACTACAATATAAAATCTAGCAATGTCCTGATCAGCGACTCAGGTGAACCCAAAGTGGGAGACTTTGGCCTGGCAAGGTTGTTGCCCATGCTTGACCGATATGTTCTGAGCAGCAAGATCCAGAGCGCCCTTGGCTACATGGCACCAGAGTTCGCTTGCAAAACAGTAAAGATAACTGAGAAATGTGATGTCTATGGGTTTGGTGTTTTGGTTCTAGAGGTGGTTACGGGGAAAAGGCCTGTCGAGTACATGGAAGATGATGTTGTGGTTCTCTGTGACATGGTCAGAGGAGCGTTAGAAGAAGGCAGGGTAGAGGAATGTATTGATTCTAGGCTCCAGGGAAGTTTCCCTGCAGAAGAAGCTATTCCTGTCATGAAATTAGGGTTGATATGCACATCGCAAGTGCCATCAAACAGACCCGACATGGGAGAGGTTGTCAACATATTGGAGCTGATCAGATGTCCTTCAGAAGGCCAAGAAGAATCAGGATGA
- the LOC101305885 gene encoding probable methionine--tRNA ligase-like yields MAANGSIGLSRKQLIASALCKYFAVDPKTFPEDIAEVEIASSYLTILKSAKKEAPEKVNDEVLKWINYAEGFPSDPQACDGALKELNKTLVDRTVLLGNGYTPSEADVSVFPAVHSSVIGLSNSDRKKFQHVFRWATYIQHNVDFGNMLEKIEVEEVEFDFQKLDGLVKPKSAANQEVDSNAKKTVQSTKSADKPEAGSSTKKSETGTKTAGDKKATQEKKKAPEVEAVEKDKEVSVSLLNIQVGLIRKAWKHPSADSLLVEEIDVGDAKVRQVVSGLAKFCSPEELTNRRVVLITNVKPGKLRDVMSEGLVLCASSADHTLVEPLLPPEGAKIGERVSFSGIDGKPEDVLNPKKKQLDKITPHLFTDDKGVATFKAIPFMTSAGPCTSSICKGNVK; encoded by the exons ATGGCAGCTAATGGAAGCATCGGCCTAAGCAGAAAGCAATTGATAGCTTCAGCACTATGCAAATACTTTGCCGTCGATCCT AAAACATTCCCAGAAGACATTGCTGAAGTTGAGATTGCAAGTTCCTACTTGACCATCTTGAAATCAGCCAAAAAGGAAGCCCCGGAGAAAGTGAATGATGAG GTGCTTAAATGGATAAACTATGCAGAGGGATTTCCTAGTGATCCCCAGGCATGCGATGGAGCTCTCAAAGAGTTGAATAAAACCTTGGTTGACAGGACTGTTCTTTTGGGCAATGGGTACACACCATCTGAAGCCGACGTTAGTGTGTTTCCTGCTGTGCATTCATCCGTG ATTGGCCTTTCGAATTCAGACAGGAAAAAGTTTCAGCATGTATTTAGATGGGCGACTTACATCCAG CACAACGTGGATTTTGGAAACATGCTCGAGAAGATAGAGGTAGAGGAAGTTGAATTTGATTTCCAG AAGTTAGATGGTTTAGTGAAACCAAAAAGTGCAGCTAATCAGGAAGTAGATTCAAATGCAAAGAAGACAGTTCAAAGCACAAAAAGTGCTGACAAGCCAGAAGCAGGCTCAAGCACAAAGAAAAGTGAAACAGGG ACAAAGACTGCAGGAGATAAGAAAGCTACTCAAGAGAAGAAAAAAGCACCTGAGGTAGAGGCAGTTGAGAAAGATAAAGAAGTTAGCGTCAGTTTGCTGAATATACAGGTTGGCCTCATTCGAAAAGCTTGGAAGCATCCATCTGCTGACAG TTTACTGGTTGAGGAGATAGATGTGGGAGATGCAAAAGTGAGGCAAGTGGTAAGCGGCCTGGCAAAGTTTTGCAGTCCAGAGGAATTGACA AACCGTCGTGTTGTGCTGATTACAAATGTGAAACCTGGGAAGTTACGTGACGTGATGTCAGAAGGACTG GTGCTGTGTGCTTCTAGTGCAGATCACACCCTTGTAGAGCCTTTGCTTCCACCGGAAGGGGCCAAAATCGGGGAACGTGTCTCATTTTCTGG GATTGATGGAAAGCCAGAAGATGTACTCAACCCAAAAAAGAAGCAGTTGGATAAGATCACACCG CATCTCTTCACTGATGACAAAGGTGTTGCTACATTCAAGGCTATTCCGTTCATGACATCTGCCGGGCCTTGCACATCATCCATTTGCAAAGGAAATGTCAAGTGA
- the LOC101314235 gene encoding two-component response regulator ARR16-like — MESGLSSSSKGFMDIVEQPHVLAVDDSDIDRKLIEKLLKNFSCKVTTAENGARALEFLGLGDHPNHCNVSKVNLVITDYCMPGMTGYELLKKIKESSVMKEVPVVIMSSENIPNRINKCLEEGAQMFMLKPLKQSDIKQLRCHLKNCGN, encoded by the exons ATGGAGTCTGGACTTTCTTCTTCTTCGAAGGGTTTCATGGATATTGTGGAGCAACCTCATGTTTTGGCTGTGGATGACAGTGATATTGATCGGAAACTTATCGAAAAGCTGCTCAAGAATTTCTCTTGTAAAG TGACTACTGCAGAAAATGGGGCAAGAGCATTGGAGTTTCTAGGCTTGGGAGATCATCCAAACCATTGCAAT GTCTCAAAGGTAAATCTGGTAATTACAGACTATTGTATGCCAGGAATGACAGGATATGAACTGCTTAAGAAAATCAAG GAATCATCAGTCATGAAGGAGGTTCCGGTGGTGATTATGTCATCTGAAAACATACCGAACCGGATTAACAA GTGTTTGGAGGAAGGTGCTCAGATGTTCATGCTAAAACCGCTCAAACAGTCGGATATTAAGCAACTGAGATGTCATCTGAAGAACTGTGGGAACTGA